CGGCGCGACCGGAAAGACTGCGGGTGAAGTCGCGGCAGCGGGCACTGGTCGGATCGCCGAATACGCGCTCCGGCGGCCCCTCTTCCTCGACGCGACCACGATCGAGGAACATCACATGGGTGGACACGTCGCGGGCAAAGGCCATTTCATGGGTGACGAGCAGCATGGTGCGCCCCTCTTCGGCGAGATCGCGGATGACCTTCAGCACTTCGCCGACCAGTTCCGGATCGAGCGCCGATGTTGGCTCGTCGAACAGCATGACGGCCGGATCGACGCAGAGCGCACGCGCAATGGCGGCGCGTTGCTGCTGGCCGCCTGAGAGAAAGGCCGGATAGGCATCTCGCTTGTCGTAGAGCCCGACCTTGGCGAGCAGGCCCTCCGCCTTCTCGATCGCCTCGCGACGCGGCACCTTCAGGACATGTACCGGCGCTTCAATGACGTTTTCCAGAACCGTGCGATGAGCCCAGAGATTGAAGCTCTGGAAAACCATGCCAAGCCCGGTGCGCAACCGCTCCAACTGCTTGCGATCGGCGGCTTCCAGGCCGCCTTTATTGGAAGGCCTCAAGCGCAACTCTTCGCCACCGACGATGATGCGTCCCTGATCGGGTGTTTCAAGCAGGTTGATGCAGCGCAGGAAGGTGCTTTTGCCCGAGCCTGACGAGCCGATCAGCGAGATTACGTCACCACGCTTGGCCGTGGCGGAGACGCCCTTCAAAACCTCCAGAGGGCCGAAGCTCTTGTGGAGATCAGTTACGTCAAGGGCAGCGCTGGCGGCTATCGTCATCGGGATCCTGAGACATTCGGAGGTGCAAGACCATAGATGGCGATCCGCGCCTCTTTTCCGCGCATTTCTTGCATTCGTTGCAGAATTCCCGCAGAAAGCACCAGAGAACGCTCATGATCAGCACTGATCCCGATCAGCGCACCCGACTGGTCAGGTGAGGCGCAACGCCAGCGAAGGAGACGACGGCCATGGTCGAACAACTGGACCAATTCGATCGCAGCATTCTCGATCTTCTGCAGCGCGATTGCCAGATGAAGGCGGAGGCCATTGCGGACAAGGTGGGCCTTTCTCCCTCAGCGGTCCAACGCCGTTTGAAGCGCTTGCGCACGGACGGCATCATCACCGCCGAGATCGCGGTCGTCTCCCGCAAGGCGACCGATTATCCGATGACCTTCATCACCGGCATGGAGATCGAGCGGGACAATTATGATGCGCTCGCCCGCTTCCGCGCCTGGGCGGACAAGCAGGACAACATCCAGCAGGT
This window of the Rhizobium glycinendophyticum genome carries:
- a CDS encoding ABC transporter ATP-binding protein encodes the protein MTIAASAALDVTDLHKSFGPLEVLKGVSATAKRGDVISLIGSSGSGKSTFLRCINLLETPDQGRIIVGGEELRLRPSNKGGLEAADRKQLERLRTGLGMVFQSFNLWAHRTVLENVIEAPVHVLKVPRREAIEKAEGLLAKVGLYDKRDAYPAFLSGGQQQRAAIARALCVDPAVMLFDEPTSALDPELVGEVLKVIRDLAEEGRTMLLVTHEMAFARDVSTHVMFLDRGRVEEEGPPERVFGDPTSARCRDFTRSLSGRAAG
- a CDS encoding Lrp/AsnC family transcriptional regulator; this encodes MVEQLDQFDRSILDLLQRDCQMKAEAIADKVGLSPSAVQRRLKRLRTDGIITAEIAVVSRKATDYPMTFITGMEIERDNYDALARFRAWADKQDNIQQVYYVTGQVDLVAIITARDVEHYDDISAQLMSENPQIKRMNTNVVLRDIKIGLQIPIKP